A single Salmo trutta chromosome 14, fSalTru1.1, whole genome shotgun sequence DNA region contains:
- the LOC115207307 gene encoding retinol dehydrogenase 7-like isoform X3: protein MDSVYQYLGRDNLWLYGVGTFVVLWTLGWLYRDSLEIEDIKEKYVFVTGCDSGFGNLLCKRLDRRGFRVIAGCLTEKGADDLKRATGPYLKTVLLDVTSTGSIQKAMEYTKQEVEDNGLWGIVNNAGRSLPMGPSEWMRLEDYTSTLKVNMTGVIEMTLTFLPLIKEARGRIVNVASVLGRVAANGGGYCISKFAVESFSDCLRRDIHYFGIKVCIIEPGFFKTAVTSLDPIESELHRLWNQLTPEVKASYGDKYLDKYIQIQRLIMNAVCDSDLSKVTNCMEHALTSAYPRTRYSAGWDAKFGWIPLSYMPSCVIDIGLKLVMPRPAKSV from the exons ATGGATTCTGTGTACCAGTATTTAGG CAGGGATAATCTATGGCTGTACGGCGTGGGTACCTTCGTGGTTCTGTGGACGCTAGGCTGGCTGTACAGAGACAGTCTGGAGATCGAGGATATCAAGGAGAAGTATGTGTTTGTAACGGGGTGTGACTCTGGCTTTGGGAACTTGCTCTGTAAGAGGCTGGACCGGCGGGGGTTCAGGGTGATAGCTGGGTGTCTGACAGAGAAAGGGGCTGATGATCTGAAGAGGGCGACTGGGCCGTACCTGAAGACGGTTCTCCTAGACGTGACGAGCACCGGAAGTATACAGAAAGCCATGGAGTACACCAAGCAGGAAGTTGAAGATAACG gaCTGTGGGGCATCGTGAACAATGCGGGGCGCTCCCTGCCCATGGGTCCCTCAGAGTGGATGAGGTTGGAGGACTATACCAGTACCCTGAAGGTCAACATGACGGGGGTGATAGAGATGACCCTCACCTTCCTGCCCCTCATCAAAGAGGCCCGGGGGAGGATTGTCAACGTAGCATCAGTACTGGGTAGAGTGGCAGCTAACGGTGGTGGATACTGCATCTCTAAGTTTGCTGTGGAGTCTTTCTCAGACTGCCTCAG GAGGGATATCCACTACTTTGGGATCAAGGTGTGCATCATTGAACCCGGGTTCTTTAAGACAGCTGTAACCAGTCTGGACCCCATCGAGAGTGAGCTGCATCGCCTGTGGAACCAGCTCACACCTGAAGTAAAGGCCAGCTATGGAGACAAATACCTGGATAAGT ACATCCAGATCCAACGGTTGATCATGAACGCAGTGTGTGACTCGGACCTGAGTAAAGTGACTAACTGCATGGAGCATGCCTTGACGTCTGCCTACCCCCGTACCCGCTACAGTGCAGGCTGGGATGCTAAATTCGGATGGATCCCCCTCTCTTACATGCCGTCCTGCGTCATCGATATTGGGCTGAAACTGGTGATGCCACGTCCTGCTAAGAGTGTCTAG
- the LOC115207307 gene encoding retinol dehydrogenase 7-like isoform X2, which yields MDSVYQYLGYPAQANDDSGTSRDNLWLYGVGTFVVLWTLGWLYRDSLEIEDIKEKYVFVTGCDSGFGNLLCKRLDRRGFRVIAGCLTEKGADDLKRATGPYLKTVLLDVTSTGSIQKAMEYTKQEVEDNGLWGIVNNAGRSLPMGPSEWMRLEDYTSTLKVNMTGVIEMTLTFLPLIKEARGRIVNVASVLGRVAANGGGYCISKFAVESFSDCLRRDIHYFGIKVCIIEPGFFKTAVTSLDPIESELHRLWNQLTPEVKASYGDKYLDKYIQIQRLIMNAVCDSDLSKVTNCMEHALTSAYPRTRYSAGWDAKFGWIPLSYMPSCVIDIGLKLVMPRPAKSV from the exons ATGGATTCTGTGTACCAGTATTTAGG ATATCCAGCACAAGCCAACGACGATTCAGGGACTTCAAG GGATAATCTATGGCTGTACGGCGTGGGTACCTTCGTGGTTCTGTGGACGCTAGGCTGGCTGTACAGAGACAGTCTGGAGATCGAGGATATCAAGGAGAAGTATGTGTTTGTAACGGGGTGTGACTCTGGCTTTGGGAACTTGCTCTGTAAGAGGCTGGACCGGCGGGGGTTCAGGGTGATAGCTGGGTGTCTGACAGAGAAAGGGGCTGATGATCTGAAGAGGGCGACTGGGCCGTACCTGAAGACGGTTCTCCTAGACGTGACGAGCACCGGAAGTATACAGAAAGCCATGGAGTACACCAAGCAGGAAGTTGAAGATAACG gaCTGTGGGGCATCGTGAACAATGCGGGGCGCTCCCTGCCCATGGGTCCCTCAGAGTGGATGAGGTTGGAGGACTATACCAGTACCCTGAAGGTCAACATGACGGGGGTGATAGAGATGACCCTCACCTTCCTGCCCCTCATCAAAGAGGCCCGGGGGAGGATTGTCAACGTAGCATCAGTACTGGGTAGAGTGGCAGCTAACGGTGGTGGATACTGCATCTCTAAGTTTGCTGTGGAGTCTTTCTCAGACTGCCTCAG GAGGGATATCCACTACTTTGGGATCAAGGTGTGCATCATTGAACCCGGGTTCTTTAAGACAGCTGTAACCAGTCTGGACCCCATCGAGAGTGAGCTGCATCGCCTGTGGAACCAGCTCACACCTGAAGTAAAGGCCAGCTATGGAGACAAATACCTGGATAAGT ACATCCAGATCCAACGGTTGATCATGAACGCAGTGTGTGACTCGGACCTGAGTAAAGTGACTAACTGCATGGAGCATGCCTTGACGTCTGCCTACCCCCGTACCCGCTACAGTGCAGGCTGGGATGCTAAATTCGGATGGATCCCCCTCTCTTACATGCCGTCCTGCGTCATCGATATTGGGCTGAAACTGGTGATGCCACGTCCTGCTAAGAGTGTCTAG
- the LOC115207307 gene encoding retinol dehydrogenase 7-like isoform X1: MDSVYQYLGYPAQANDDSGTSSRDNLWLYGVGTFVVLWTLGWLYRDSLEIEDIKEKYVFVTGCDSGFGNLLCKRLDRRGFRVIAGCLTEKGADDLKRATGPYLKTVLLDVTSTGSIQKAMEYTKQEVEDNGLWGIVNNAGRSLPMGPSEWMRLEDYTSTLKVNMTGVIEMTLTFLPLIKEARGRIVNVASVLGRVAANGGGYCISKFAVESFSDCLRRDIHYFGIKVCIIEPGFFKTAVTSLDPIESELHRLWNQLTPEVKASYGDKYLDKYIQIQRLIMNAVCDSDLSKVTNCMEHALTSAYPRTRYSAGWDAKFGWIPLSYMPSCVIDIGLKLVMPRPAKSV; the protein is encoded by the exons ATGGATTCTGTGTACCAGTATTTAGG ATATCCAGCACAAGCCAACGACGATTCAGGGACTTCAAG CAGGGATAATCTATGGCTGTACGGCGTGGGTACCTTCGTGGTTCTGTGGACGCTAGGCTGGCTGTACAGAGACAGTCTGGAGATCGAGGATATCAAGGAGAAGTATGTGTTTGTAACGGGGTGTGACTCTGGCTTTGGGAACTTGCTCTGTAAGAGGCTGGACCGGCGGGGGTTCAGGGTGATAGCTGGGTGTCTGACAGAGAAAGGGGCTGATGATCTGAAGAGGGCGACTGGGCCGTACCTGAAGACGGTTCTCCTAGACGTGACGAGCACCGGAAGTATACAGAAAGCCATGGAGTACACCAAGCAGGAAGTTGAAGATAACG gaCTGTGGGGCATCGTGAACAATGCGGGGCGCTCCCTGCCCATGGGTCCCTCAGAGTGGATGAGGTTGGAGGACTATACCAGTACCCTGAAGGTCAACATGACGGGGGTGATAGAGATGACCCTCACCTTCCTGCCCCTCATCAAAGAGGCCCGGGGGAGGATTGTCAACGTAGCATCAGTACTGGGTAGAGTGGCAGCTAACGGTGGTGGATACTGCATCTCTAAGTTTGCTGTGGAGTCTTTCTCAGACTGCCTCAG GAGGGATATCCACTACTTTGGGATCAAGGTGTGCATCATTGAACCCGGGTTCTTTAAGACAGCTGTAACCAGTCTGGACCCCATCGAGAGTGAGCTGCATCGCCTGTGGAACCAGCTCACACCTGAAGTAAAGGCCAGCTATGGAGACAAATACCTGGATAAGT ACATCCAGATCCAACGGTTGATCATGAACGCAGTGTGTGACTCGGACCTGAGTAAAGTGACTAACTGCATGGAGCATGCCTTGACGTCTGCCTACCCCCGTACCCGCTACAGTGCAGGCTGGGATGCTAAATTCGGATGGATCCCCCTCTCTTACATGCCGTCCTGCGTCATCGATATTGGGCTGAAACTGGTGATGCCACGTCCTGCTAAGAGTGTCTAG
- the LOC115207307 gene encoding retinol dehydrogenase 7-like isoform X4: MDSVYQYLGDNLWLYGVGTFVVLWTLGWLYRDSLEIEDIKEKYVFVTGCDSGFGNLLCKRLDRRGFRVIAGCLTEKGADDLKRATGPYLKTVLLDVTSTGSIQKAMEYTKQEVEDNGLWGIVNNAGRSLPMGPSEWMRLEDYTSTLKVNMTGVIEMTLTFLPLIKEARGRIVNVASVLGRVAANGGGYCISKFAVESFSDCLRRDIHYFGIKVCIIEPGFFKTAVTSLDPIESELHRLWNQLTPEVKASYGDKYLDKYIQIQRLIMNAVCDSDLSKVTNCMEHALTSAYPRTRYSAGWDAKFGWIPLSYMPSCVIDIGLKLVMPRPAKSV, encoded by the exons ATGGATTCTGTGTACCAGTATTTAGG GGATAATCTATGGCTGTACGGCGTGGGTACCTTCGTGGTTCTGTGGACGCTAGGCTGGCTGTACAGAGACAGTCTGGAGATCGAGGATATCAAGGAGAAGTATGTGTTTGTAACGGGGTGTGACTCTGGCTTTGGGAACTTGCTCTGTAAGAGGCTGGACCGGCGGGGGTTCAGGGTGATAGCTGGGTGTCTGACAGAGAAAGGGGCTGATGATCTGAAGAGGGCGACTGGGCCGTACCTGAAGACGGTTCTCCTAGACGTGACGAGCACCGGAAGTATACAGAAAGCCATGGAGTACACCAAGCAGGAAGTTGAAGATAACG gaCTGTGGGGCATCGTGAACAATGCGGGGCGCTCCCTGCCCATGGGTCCCTCAGAGTGGATGAGGTTGGAGGACTATACCAGTACCCTGAAGGTCAACATGACGGGGGTGATAGAGATGACCCTCACCTTCCTGCCCCTCATCAAAGAGGCCCGGGGGAGGATTGTCAACGTAGCATCAGTACTGGGTAGAGTGGCAGCTAACGGTGGTGGATACTGCATCTCTAAGTTTGCTGTGGAGTCTTTCTCAGACTGCCTCAG GAGGGATATCCACTACTTTGGGATCAAGGTGTGCATCATTGAACCCGGGTTCTTTAAGACAGCTGTAACCAGTCTGGACCCCATCGAGAGTGAGCTGCATCGCCTGTGGAACCAGCTCACACCTGAAGTAAAGGCCAGCTATGGAGACAAATACCTGGATAAGT ACATCCAGATCCAACGGTTGATCATGAACGCAGTGTGTGACTCGGACCTGAGTAAAGTGACTAACTGCATGGAGCATGCCTTGACGTCTGCCTACCCCCGTACCCGCTACAGTGCAGGCTGGGATGCTAAATTCGGATGGATCCCCCTCTCTTACATGCCGTCCTGCGTCATCGATATTGGGCTGAAACTGGTGATGCCACGTCCTGCTAAGAGTGTCTAG